A stretch of Shinella zoogloeoides DNA encodes these proteins:
- a CDS encoding YbaK/EbsC family protein gives MSLESVRSFFTEHAPDIDVLVTEQSSATVALAAEAHGVAPEQIAKTICLRVGEEIVLLVAAGTARLSNRKFKDRFSAKPRMLDAGEVVAATSHPVGGVCPFGLPSPLPVYCDVSLRAFGEVVPAAGATNAAVRIAPERMAGLVGGVWVDVCE, from the coding sequence ATGTCGCTCGAATCCGTCCGTTCCTTCTTCACCGAACACGCCCCCGATATCGACGTGCTCGTCACCGAGCAAAGCTCGGCCACCGTGGCGCTTGCCGCCGAGGCGCATGGCGTCGCCCCCGAACAGATCGCCAAGACGATCTGCCTGCGCGTCGGCGAGGAGATCGTACTCCTGGTCGCCGCCGGCACGGCGCGGCTCAGCAATCGCAAATTCAAGGACCGCTTTTCGGCAAAGCCCCGCATGCTGGATGCCGGAGAGGTGGTAGCCGCCACCTCGCACCCGGTCGGCGGCGTCTGCCCCTTCGGCCTGCCTTCGCCGCTGCCGGTCTATTGCGACGTCTCGCTGCGTGCTTTCGGGGAGGTCGTCCCGGCCGCCGGCGCGACCAATGCGGCGGTGCGCATCGCGCCGGAGCGCATGGCGGGGCTGGTCGGCGGCGTATGGGTCGACGTGTGCGAATGA